One Flagellimonas sp. CMM7 genomic region harbors:
- a CDS encoding ATP-binding protein produces MSQINHSLKLQNLLGKVVMIFCTLFFASSVEAQKDKRDSIAYRLKRLESTNRFNPKDTTHIKLLSNLASTYRYINNDSLYSISNRVLQLSKAVNYTYGKIRANEALGYYYSDEGDRQKSKTLLKKALKLAVDEGDKRSELNIINGLANDYRDDGNFANALSLNLTGIDVAKQIDSKPMLSIFNENIASLYADQKDFENALVFYDTVQAINKALGNEKIHAETQSNMASLYKDSENFDHAMFNINKSITTFEKLKIYDWLAYAYEVKGSIYLEQKKYQWALYWYDQSNLLHDQQLDDDREKIQLLNGMAQVYLGLERDSLSLQYANEGLQLSKKIKSLQGQIDCSETLYELYKNKGDNSSALAHLETFTKLSDSLSKDKNEQSLSLLRTKMQYEQEKQDLIAANEVALAKQRNYIYFAITILIILAAITFIIRRSGNIQKKLFKELQEKSEVVSERESELKEINKTKTKLFSIIGHDLRGPIGALQGMLKLFTDGEIGKNEFISFIPKLKSDVENISFALNNLLSWGQTQLNGVVTKPKRVSLDKIVSGNISLLSEVAAGKSIKIINQLPENPLIWADQNQIDIVVRNLLSNAIKFTPEDGLITIEAEEKRDVWQIMIRDTGIGMNKEIQKKVFAGTNNITTYGTNNERGTGLGLSLCKEMIIKNNGEIWVESVLRKGSSFYFTVPKAEKRYQKAS; encoded by the coding sequence ATGTCCCAAATAAACCATTCCCTAAAACTCCAAAACCTACTTGGAAAAGTAGTCATGATTTTTTGTACACTATTCTTTGCTTCTTCTGTTGAGGCCCAAAAAGATAAAAGAGATAGTATAGCATACAGATTAAAACGATTGGAATCTACAAATCGTTTTAACCCAAAGGACACCACTCATATAAAATTATTATCAAATCTGGCATCTACCTATCGCTATATTAATAATGATAGTCTTTACTCAATTTCAAATAGGGTTTTACAACTTAGTAAAGCTGTAAACTATACTTATGGCAAAATAAGAGCTAATGAAGCTTTAGGCTACTACTATTCTGATGAAGGAGACCGACAAAAATCTAAGACATTATTGAAAAAAGCCCTAAAGTTGGCCGTAGATGAAGGAGACAAGCGGTCAGAATTAAACATTATCAATGGTTTGGCCAATGATTACCGGGATGACGGTAATTTTGCTAATGCACTAAGTCTGAATTTAACAGGAATTGATGTTGCCAAGCAGATTGATAGTAAACCCATGCTTTCCATTTTTAATGAAAACATTGCCAGTTTGTATGCAGACCAAAAGGACTTTGAAAATGCACTTGTTTTTTATGATACTGTACAGGCAATAAACAAAGCTTTGGGCAACGAAAAAATTCACGCCGAAACTCAGAGTAATATGGCTTCGCTCTACAAAGATTCAGAGAACTTTGATCATGCCATGTTCAACATTAATAAAAGTATAACCACATTTGAAAAGTTAAAAATATATGATTGGTTGGCTTATGCATATGAGGTGAAAGGGAGTATTTACTTGGAGCAAAAAAAGTATCAATGGGCACTCTATTGGTATGACCAAAGTAACTTGTTACACGATCAGCAGTTGGACGACGATAGAGAAAAAATTCAATTGCTCAATGGCATGGCCCAGGTATATTTAGGCTTGGAAAGAGACAGTCTCTCATTGCAATATGCAAATGAAGGTTTACAATTATCTAAGAAAATTAAATCATTACAAGGTCAAATAGATTGTTCTGAAACACTGTATGAGCTATATAAAAACAAAGGTGACAACAGTAGTGCGCTAGCCCACCTAGAAACCTTTACCAAACTTTCAGACTCGCTTTCCAAGGATAAGAATGAGCAAAGTCTTTCTTTGTTAAGGACTAAAATGCAATATGAACAGGAAAAGCAAGATCTTATTGCTGCTAATGAAGTGGCATTGGCCAAACAAAGGAACTATATCTATTTTGCCATAACCATACTTATCATTCTAGCAGCTATTACATTTATAATAAGACGTAGCGGAAATATTCAGAAAAAGCTTTTTAAAGAACTACAAGAAAAGTCTGAAGTGGTAAGTGAAAGAGAATCCGAACTAAAAGAAATCAATAAGACAAAAACCAAACTATTCTCTATTATTGGTCATGACTTAAGAGGTCCTATTGGAGCATTACAAGGAATGCTAAAATTATTCACTGACGGGGAAATTGGAAAAAACGAATTCATCTCTTTTATTCCCAAATTAAAATCTGATGTAGAAAACATCTCTTTCGCCTTAAACAATCTCTTGTCATGGGGACAAACTCAACTTAACGGAGTTGTTACTAAACCCAAAAGAGTTTCTTTGGATAAAATAGTTAGCGGAAACATTAGTTTACTTTCTGAAGTGGCTGCCGGTAAATCAATAAAAATAATAAATCAATTACCGGAAAACCCACTTATTTGGGCGGATCAAAATCAAATTGATATTGTTGTCAGAAACTTGCTGAGCAATGCAATCAAGTTTACTCCAGAAGATGGTCTTATTACCATTGAAGCTGAGGAGAAAAGAGACGTATGGCAAATTATGATTCGTGATACCGGGATTGGTATGAACAAAGAAATTCAGAAAAAAGTCTTTGCAGGCACCAACAACATAACCACCTATGGTACCAATAACGAAAGGGGTACTGGTTTGGGTCTTTCTCTTTGTAAAGAAATGATTATTAAAAATAATGGTGAGATATGGGTAGAAAGCGTTTTACGCAAAGGTTCTTCCTTTTACTTTACTGTTCCAAAAGCGGAAAAAAGATATCAAAAAGCTAGCTGA
- the bshB1 gene encoding bacillithiol biosynthesis deacetylase BshB1 — MKLDILVFGAHPDDAELGAGGTIAKEVSRGKKIGIIDLTRGELGTRGSAEIRDKEAAEAAKILGIAVRENMEFADGFFVNDKEHQLEIIKMVRKYRPEVVLCNAIDDRHIDHPKGSKLVSDACFLSGLVKIDTKMDGDDAWQEAWRPKRIYHYIQWKNLEPDFVLDVSGFIEKKTESILAYSSQFFDPNSEEPETPISSKNFIDSVNYRARDLGRLIGVEHAEGFNVERFVGVDNLDSLI; from the coding sequence ATGAAATTAGACATTTTAGTATTTGGAGCACATCCTGATGATGCTGAATTAGGTGCAGGGGGTACAATTGCCAAAGAAGTTTCCAGAGGAAAGAAGATTGGAATAATTGATTTGACCCGTGGCGAATTGGGAACACGGGGATCAGCGGAAATTCGAGATAAAGAAGCTGCCGAGGCCGCTAAAATTTTAGGTATTGCGGTTCGGGAGAATATGGAGTTTGCAGATGGTTTTTTTGTGAATGACAAAGAACACCAACTGGAAATCATTAAAATGGTTCGCAAATATCGCCCAGAAGTTGTGCTCTGTAATGCTATTGATGATAGGCATATAGATCATCCCAAAGGAAGTAAATTGGTTAGTGATGCCTGTTTTTTGAGCGGTCTGGTAAAAATAGATACAAAAATGGATGGTGACGATGCATGGCAAGAAGCCTGGCGCCCCAAGCGTATTTATCATTATATACAATGGAAAAACTTGGAACCAGATTTTGTATTGGATGTGTCTGGCTTTATTGAAAAAAAGACAGAATCCATTTTGGCGTATAGTTCACAGTTTTTTGATCCTAATAGTGAAGAGCCTGAGACACCCATTAGCAGTAAAAACTTTATAGATAGTGTAAATTACCGAGCTAGGGATTTAGGTAGATTAATAGGAGTGGAACATGCCGAGGGCTTTAACGTGGAACGATTTGTTGGAGTGGATAATCTAGATAGCCTTATTTGA